The following proteins are encoded in a genomic region of Amycolatopsis sulphurea:
- the fabG gene encoding 3-oxoacyl-ACP reductase FabG, translating to MPDTPVPTALVSGGSRGIGAAIVRRLAEDGHDVAFCYRSNEKAALELEKEIADLGRRAIGSRVDVTDGQAVHAWVRATHDALGPIGAVVTSAGVTRDGALVLMPDEDWRHVLGTNLDGMYHVCRAAIFEMMKAKSGVIVNLSSVAGVQGHARQTNYAAAKAGIIGFTRSLAKEAGPYGIRANAVAPGFIDTDMTAALPGKLAEDAVKRIALRRMGQAGEVADLVSFLVSGRAAYITGTVVEIDGGISL from the coding sequence ATGCCTGACACGCCGGTCCCCACGGCACTGGTCAGCGGCGGCTCACGCGGCATCGGCGCCGCGATCGTCCGCCGGCTCGCCGAAGACGGCCACGACGTGGCGTTCTGCTACCGCAGCAACGAAAAGGCCGCGCTGGAACTGGAAAAGGAAATCGCCGACCTGGGCAGGCGGGCGATCGGTTCCCGGGTGGACGTGACCGACGGCCAAGCGGTCCACGCCTGGGTTCGCGCCACCCACGACGCCCTCGGCCCGATCGGCGCCGTGGTGACGTCGGCGGGCGTGACCAGGGACGGCGCGCTCGTGCTGATGCCGGACGAGGACTGGCGCCACGTGCTCGGCACCAACCTCGACGGCATGTACCACGTCTGCCGCGCCGCGATCTTCGAGATGATGAAAGCGAAATCCGGGGTGATCGTGAACCTCTCCTCGGTGGCCGGGGTGCAGGGCCACGCCCGGCAGACGAACTACGCGGCGGCCAAGGCCGGGATCATCGGATTCACCCGTTCCCTGGCCAAGGAGGCCGGTCCGTACGGAATTCGCGCGAACGCGGTCGCGCCCGGGTTCATCGACACCGACATGACCGCCGCGCTGCCCGGCAAGCTCGCCGAGGATGCCGTCAAGCGAATCGCGCTGCGGCGCATGGGACAGGCCGGTGAGGTAGCCGACCTCGTGTCGTTCCTCGTCTCCGGACGGGCCGCCTACATCACCGGGACCGTCGTCGAGATCGACGGCGGCATCTCGCTCTGA
- a CDS encoding DsrE family protein, translated as MAYLMVVDRGVEAQFFDALYGVLMMGDQLGGVEVVLRGNAVTAAIADEEPLPAFRVGSVDLSEPRQTVCALVAKGVPVHVDRPDLTAFGLDDSALIDGVTCSDTAMLAARWADYDGVWFL; from the coding sequence ATGGCTTACCTGATGGTGGTCGACCGCGGCGTCGAAGCGCAGTTCTTCGACGCGCTGTACGGCGTCCTGATGATGGGCGACCAGCTCGGCGGCGTCGAAGTGGTCCTGCGCGGAAACGCCGTCACCGCAGCGATCGCCGACGAGGAGCCGCTCCCCGCGTTCCGGGTCGGCTCGGTGGACCTATCCGAACCCCGGCAGACGGTGTGCGCCCTGGTGGCCAAAGGCGTCCCTGTCCACGTCGACCGGCCGGACCTGACCGCCTTCGGCCTGGACGACAGCGCCCTGATCGACGGCGTCACCTGCTCGGACACCGCGATGCTCGCAGCCCGGTGGGCCGACTACGACGGAGTGTGGTTTCTGTGA
- a CDS encoding acyl carrier protein, with amino-acid sequence MSVEAAFDQDEVRELVADVLEVEVDSITPEVDLVRDLGVDSLLAMELAVTLERSYQVRIESHEIAEVRTMPDISALLNRKLQNPA; translated from the coding sequence ATGAGTGTCGAAGCCGCATTCGACCAGGACGAGGTCCGCGAACTGGTCGCCGACGTGCTGGAGGTCGAGGTGGACTCGATCACGCCGGAGGTGGACCTCGTCCGCGACCTCGGCGTCGACTCCCTGCTGGCGATGGAGCTGGCGGTCACCCTGGAACGGTCCTATCAGGTCCGGATCGAGTCGCACGAGATCGCCGAGGTACGCACGATGCCGGACATTTCCGCGCTGCTGAACCGAAAACTGCAGAACCCGGCATGA
- a CDS encoding 3-hydroxyacyl-ACP dehydratase FabZ family protein — MNRGYAHLLALLPVRHPMVLVDRITALDPGHAIETAKAVTGGEPCYGGLSAGLPEDRYAYPRSLVLESFGQSAALLWLDGRSDGGNDQDDDAVPMVGKLRDCRFAGAAFPGDVIRHFVRLDQVAEDNAFLSGESRVGDQVLLTVGTLIAVARPASVVTGG, encoded by the coding sequence ATGAACCGCGGCTACGCGCACCTGCTCGCCCTGCTCCCGGTCCGCCACCCGATGGTCCTGGTCGACCGGATCACCGCGCTCGACCCCGGCCACGCCATCGAAACCGCCAAGGCGGTGACCGGCGGCGAACCCTGTTACGGCGGGCTTTCCGCCGGGCTTCCGGAGGACCGCTACGCCTATCCACGGTCGCTCGTGCTCGAATCGTTCGGCCAGTCCGCGGCGCTGCTCTGGCTGGACGGGCGATCCGACGGCGGCAATGACCAGGACGACGACGCGGTGCCGATGGTCGGCAAGCTCCGGGACTGCCGGTTCGCCGGCGCGGCCTTCCCCGGCGACGTGATCCGCCACTTCGTGCGGCTGGACCAAGTCGCCGAGGACAACGCGTTCCTCTCCGGGGAAAGCCGGGTCGGCGATCAGGTGCTGCTCACCGTGGGCACGCTGATCGCCGTCGCACGCCCGGCTTCGGTGGTGACCGGTGGGTAG
- a CDS encoding 2-hydroxychromene-2-carboxylate isomerase yields MAAKPPRWYFSLRSPYSWLAHHDLLAHHPDVADRVEWIPFWEPDERTQAILDEDGVQLPIVDMSRAKNFYILQDARRLAEARGLSVTWPVDRDPNWEIAHLGYLVAEAAGRGREYVALVYRARWQESRDITDRATIAEIATELGLDAARVAGAADDPEIRRHGADTLIRSYKDGLFGVPFFLHGRDKYFGVDRLRAWVAKVRGETPEAGVELDWLAGADRSEPVRAGADIGPAGGCG; encoded by the coding sequence ATGGCAGCCAAACCACCGCGCTGGTACTTCTCGTTGCGCAGCCCCTATTCCTGGCTCGCCCACCACGATCTGCTGGCCCATCACCCGGACGTCGCGGACCGCGTCGAGTGGATCCCGTTCTGGGAACCGGACGAGCGGACCCAGGCGATCCTGGACGAGGACGGCGTCCAGCTGCCGATCGTCGACATGTCGCGGGCCAAGAACTTCTACATCCTCCAGGACGCCCGGAGGCTCGCCGAGGCGCGCGGGCTCAGCGTCACCTGGCCGGTGGACCGGGACCCGAACTGGGAGATCGCCCACCTCGGGTACCTGGTCGCGGAGGCGGCCGGGCGCGGACGCGAGTACGTGGCGCTCGTCTACCGCGCCCGCTGGCAGGAAAGCCGCGACATCACCGACCGGGCCACCATCGCGGAGATCGCGACCGAACTCGGCCTCGACGCCGCCCGCGTCGCGGGGGCGGCAGACGACCCGGAGATCCGGCGTCACGGCGCCGACACGCTGATCCGCTCGTATAAGGACGGCCTCTTCGGCGTCCCGTTCTTCCTCCACGGCCGCGACAAGTACTTCGGCGTCGACCGGCTGCGTGCCTGGGTCGCGAAGGTCCGGGGCGAAACGCCGGAGGCCGGCGTGGAACTGGACTGGCTGGCCGGAGCCGACCGGTCCGAACCCGTCCGTGCCGGGGCCGACATCGGTCCCGCAGGCGGCTGCGGGTAA